From the genome of Ziziphus jujuba cultivar Dongzao chromosome 4, ASM3175591v1:
CTCCAACGAGAATCCTCAAATGACCATTGGGCTGAATTGCGAAATAAAGATTTTAAGATTAAGCGTATTGAAGAGTGGGTTAATGAACTTCAGTATTGCAGCCCGTTGGAGGAAACAAATGAATCACCCCAATCTAGTGTTCAATTTAAGAGAGATTCAAATGGTTTGGCTGCAGGAAAGATGGAAGATAAGATCATTCCTGGCATGGAAGCGGCAAAAAGATATATATCTTCTTTGAATGCAGTTGCTACTACAGCTCAGCTGGCAAATCTTGGATTGGTTGTAATCCCATTTCTTAGTGCATTTGTAGGTCTGAAGGTGCTGAATCTATCAGGAAATGCCATAGGTTTGCAACTCTGGCAGCACCTTGCtctgtttgttattattattatttttttcttttgttttattttgggaATGCTAGTGGTTTGACATTTTGTCCCATTGAACTTTGTTAATGATGTTGCATTCtgattagttttctttttgtgtACTTATTTCAGTGAGAATAAGTGCCGGTGCTCTTCCTCGCGGACTTCATATGTTGAATCTTTCGAAAAACAATATTTCCACTATTGAGGGTTTGCGTGAACTCACAAGGCTTCGCATACTGGACTTAAGTTACAACAGAATTTTCAGAATTGGACATGGTATGGCATAATTTTCAGTTACAATTTATGAATAATGAGCATTgaattattttcattgttaagTTATTTTAAAGTTCTTGTACTTTTAAAATCTGGCTGAACCATCACTAATAATGTAGCTTAAATACTTTTGTAGGTCTAGCTTATTGTTCATCGTTGAAGGAGTTGTACTTGGCTGGAAACAAGATCAGTGAGGTAGAGGGTCTTCACCGCCTCTTAAAATTGACTGTGTTGGATCTGCGCTTTAACAAAATCTCAACTGCTAAATGTCTTGGCCAACTTGCTGCTAACTACAATTCTTTGCAAGCCATAAGCTTGGAAGGGAATCCAGCGCAAAAGAACGTTGGAGATGACCAGTTGAAGAAATATCTTCAAGGCCTTCTTCCTCATTTGGCTTATGTCAACAGGCAACCTATGAAAGCCAGCACTTTGAAGGATGCTGCAGATAGATCAGTTCGGTTAGGCAGCAGTTCCTATCAGTTTGATCGTAGCCTTAGACCAGATCATAAGGCTACAAGGAAGGCTAGCCACTCTACTCAGAGGCCATCTTCTTCATCAGGCCATGGTCGTGGAAGTCAAGCAGTACAGTCACCAAAACGGATTAGGGCCAGGCATGGACGTCTGCCTCCTTCAAGTGGAACTAAAGCAACGGCCTACAATCGTAGTCAATATTATGACTTTACCAGCAAAATTCTCAACTTCAGACCAGAAGATCTCTCCATGCGCAGGAGCCGAAGTGAGGGAACTTTGGGAGCTTTTTGAGGTCGTTTTCATGTTTTCGAGCACAGTTTGGTATGGATTATATCATGTGGGTTTCCTGATTTGGTATGGATTATGTCATGTGGGTTTCCCAATTTTCTTTCATTGTTAATGGCCATTTGATTTGTGCCTCCACAAACCGAGTTTATTGTTCTTTGTGCTTTGAATTAGACTTGTAAGCATTTCAGATTATTTCTTTGTAGTTTGTCTTCCTGTTATAAGCTACAAACTTGTGCTTGCAAAAGAATAAGAGACAGGGGAGTGGAATTATAACTATAATATATGCTCTGATGGGCAaaccatatatttttttgaccGTGCTTACCTGTAGATTTCTGCAAAGCCAATCTTGCACCCTGGTGATCCTCGGTTACCATTTTCACCCTCAAGCTCCAACTTTACCAGCTATTAAAGCTTTTGCTTTCATCCAGCAGCAAAACAATAAATGATAAACACATACAGTATGCAATTTGGCTTCTCGAGACTCCAATTCAGTCTATATTCAAAATAGAGTAGAAAGCTGACTACACAGCTGCAAATGAATGCTCAAAAAGTTTACAAACTGGTTTTAGTATAACATTGGCAGAATGCAGCGAGTGAGCAATGAATCCCTTACATGTAGAATAATTATACACAAATATCCACCATCACTTCATATTTGAGAAAGGCAGTTGAGAAGAAGAAACAGAGAACTGACACCACATATCTACAAGGCATAAACAGTTGCGTGACGACAAGAAAACACACATTCTTAAACAATTCTTTGCAAGTTGCAACCTGCATCCTCAAAACTTTTTCCTGGTTGCTTCAGTCTGCGATAAAAGCAAAGAGATGAGAGGTGAATTATCATCCAACAAATAGTTATTAATACCGTTCTGGACACATCATCCAGTTCAGAAGTTAGGACGAATACATGAAATGGCTAATTACATTGAATAATAAGCCGGTTTCCAAAAACTATAGAAGACACATGAAATAGGCAGAATTTCTGCTGAATAACCTTAATCTTATGTGTAACCAAGCTGGAGGTTTGCTGTTTGTTTGTTAAAAGCATATTAAATCAAAATGGGAGGGAAATTTGGAAGAGAATAGACATCAAAATCACAAGTTGGAACCTTCTATccgccaaaataaataaataaatacaacaggAACAAAACTGCAATAAAGATAACAACAGCAGACAATTCATTTATGTTATACCTTAAATCAGGAGGATCTTGCCATTGTGTTGGACTATCATTAAACATCTGCTGACAGAAGAAATTATAAGAATTAGATGTTTTCATGAAATTCAAACCCATATTTATGAAAACGAGAATGCTTtatctaaaattctaaaaccaGTGTTATCAAGTGATGGCACTGCAATGCCAATTCTGCTCAATCACATCAAGAAAAATAGATCAAGAAAGTCATATCCCATGCAAACATGTGAACATGCCTTTAAATCTCATGTCTTAACCTGTTTCTTATTCCTAATTGAAACTATTCATTCAAATCATTCATTAAAAGTCACCTTGCATTAACAACTCCAGAGGCATCAACCAAACTAAAAACCTACGATTCAAATCAACTAAGtcatatccaaaattccatGGTCAGCTAGacattatagtttcaaattgTCAAACATATCTGTTTAAAGATGTAAGAACAAGTCCTCAATTCATTTCAGTCTCAAAGTTAATGATTCTTATCTTGCAGTCCTAACCACAGGGGCCATACTCTTTAAATCCATGTTCTCTAGTTAGATTCCTATAAGCTCATGACTCCAATAATCAGTTAGGCTGTCATATTTAATCATGCACGCTACAAAATAGTTCTGACCAACATACATGGTTATTGACCTCAGTTTGTTCCTGAATGCTTACCTTGAATCCAACTTAATCTTGTTGCCTGTGACATCCTCAATTCCACTATTACCAATCTTCAGTAACATGTTACTTTTAACTTCCGGATGCATTTCAGTAAccaaaacaacattttttttccccatttaaaTGAAACCAATCTAAAATTCGAACCCACAGAAACTGGCACCAACATTTATAAGTTTAAAACTTGCTCTTTTCGTTGGTAAAGGAGTATCTTCGCCTTTTCAAGATAAAAATGGCTTATATTTCCACATGCTCTCCTCGctttctcaaagaacaaaacgAATTTCTAAACATCATGATTATAAACCCACATGCACCGAAACTCATCCAGTTGATTTGGTAAAGCAAATAACAAACGGACATTGACACCAATAGGACTAGCAGCACCAATTATAGAACCTTTATATTAggaaaagaataatatatatatacaacaaagTATAATTACCTAAATTGAATTGAAACAGACCACAAGATGCATGGCTTAATCATCAATATACAGGtaacaaataaacataaattagcCAAATAGAAAGAGAGTACCTCTGGGCTCATCGGAAGCGTCATGATACTCCTGGTCTTCCTCCGGCACAGGATGCAGCTCCACCGGCCGCCCAACCACTGCACCGCCACTGCCCGCCACAGCTTGAACATCATCGCCGTCGTTACAACCACCAGCACCATCCTTGTCATCCGGATACCTAACAACCACGACGGGACAAACGCAATGGTGAACGCAGTAATCGCTTACGCTGCCGAGCCTTCCCTTGGAGCCTCGTTTGGAGGCGCCGAAGCCGCGGCTCCCCATGATGACAGCGCTGAGACCCAGCCTCTCCACCTCCAAGCAAAGCCGTTCCTTCATGTCGTGGTCTTTCACTATGTGGATTTTGAACGGGATTTGAGCCTCCACCAAAGGCTGAGCCATGTTTGCGGCTTTCATGCTTGTGAAGGTGTCGAAGTCGTCCTCCAGCTTCCGCTTCGATTCTTCTGTGGTGTTTGCGTCAGACGAAACGGAGCCGGAGTTCCCGAGGCTGAGGTCAACGCAGCCCCAGTCGGCACCATAGAGTACGCTCGTGGGCCGTACGTGGAGGAGGATCACGGCGTCTCCGGGACGGAGATAGTTCTGCACTGCCCATCGGACGGCGAAGGCACTCTCGTCGCTCAGGTCGACAGCGATCGCGATCTTCCGGTGGGGCCCGAAGGCTGGGCTAGAGTTGAGAGAGAAGCCTGGTGATGACGGTTGGATGTGAACGGGCGCAACCGGTTGAGGATTCGACGGCGGTGGTGGTTGTTTGGGTGGGTTCATGGCGGAGTGAAGTTATGGAATTGTGGCTTTGGGTTTTGACTGGGAGAGAAAATCGTGACCGAAGAGAGTTTGGGGGGGAAATTGTGACAATGTTTTGAACGGGAAATGAATACTTATGAAAAGGGAGAAAGTGGGAATCGTTTCTTTCGTTCTTTCTGGGTTCGTTTCTCACCACTGACAGGTGCAGCTGTTTTTGTGTAGCTGTCAACAGTGGATATGGACGTTCCACCGAAGACAGAAAAGGTCTCGTTAGTTTTCTTGGCCCAATATCTCTATCTCAATCTCAATCAACTTCAAGCCCAGCCCAAAGTCTTTGTTTCATCACGATAACTCTTTTATTATGAATTATCCTTATCGTTGCTCACGAGCTGTCTTCGTTGTCTCCGTcgctctttttgtttttattttgttgaatttacATGATCGTGTTGTATCTAATAGCTTTTGTTGCTCaaacaaaaggagataaaaaTCAGATTGTTTTTTAActacatatttttatatgatttttacaCAAAATACTTTggcaattaaaatattaaattatatttattattttattattatgtaaatccatttttattaataaaaaatttataaaaaaatcatatagaaaTAGATAGTTCAAAtactaatcattttttttcccgATAAAAGATAGAAAGATGTTAATCTATGGAGTATAGCAGATTAGCAAAAAGTTACAGTTCAGTTAGATAATAATtctaattaaatttgaattttctcatttttattataattgaaaagagaaaaagaaaaaaaaaaaggtatatatatatatatatatatttgtcgttatgttataaatatattagcAAAGGGAACTTATTCGTGGGATGGGAGACAGATATTGTTGCGTTTAATAAATGCTGATGGATAGATGTGCGAAAATTCAATGACGAAAAAGGCATAAAACTCCAAATATCAAAATgggttttctttttcacatACAAAACCAAAAACTGATATCAAAGTCTTTCGCTTTCTCGTGTACGAACAAGAAAATTCATAATTAGTAATTACGTTTGTTACAATATATGTAAaccaataatgataataataaaacagaTAAAACATGTATGGATAAAATGTCGTTGTGCATTGGAGTGTTATGTTTGAGGTTGAAAAAGAAGATTTTGCCAGCTTGAAAGATTAGAAATTATGAAAAGGAACAAAACGAGAGGGGAATTAATGGGTGCAAAAGGGTTGATGATGATGGGAGTTGTTGTTTTATGTTGGAAAGTGTTTTGAGTTATTTTGTGGAAGACCATACCAATGGATATGAAGGGCGTATACTGCATGGGTTTGAAGAGTACGATAGATCTCAATCACAATAAGCTGGAAATTAGCTGTGAGGGTCGTGTTCGAAGGGGTGACACTTTTTCTAAACCCGACGTGTTGATGGACATATGTGCGTTTTTCTGGGCTTTCATTACTTTTAGTCTTACCCTAATTTTAAGCGATTGCGACCGAGTTTAGTTTTCTTGTTCTCAGTTGTTCCTATATATGAGTTGCTgtatataaaaaggaatatcaaATGCATGAATCTTTTCCTTTCAAAATGAAACTGCCGCTGTGGATTGATTGATCAGCAAGTATCCCGTGTCATAGCATGTGTGTAACAGAGctttgtctttttgttttgttctatttttttttccctttaaactaaaaaaaaaaaaaaaaaaattataatagtagAAATTTtcgaatatatttttaaattatatatatatatatatatatgtatgtatgtatgtatgtacgtATATTGTTGATACCCCAGTTAAttggtcaaaattttaaaattaatgagttTGGGATGGACCTAGCGTGAGCCCAATTGGCCTTAATGCAATCTTTTCTGTTCTCAGCCCAGTCTAAGGTGGGAGCCCAGTCTAAGGTGGGCTCAACATGTCCATgcaaaaaactatatatatcacCCTATTTATGCAAAACTAGTGAAAATCCAAATATACAtcccctttttattttatttttttcaattttttttatcaccaaaaaaaaaaaaaaaaaaaaaaagaaataaaaaaccttGAAAATTTTTCCCCAGGGCGGCGGACTCCAGGGTCCAGACAAGGAAGTGCTCACGTAATTTGCAGCAGGGCGCCAAaagtataatataaattaaaattctgaCGTTATAGtggaacaaaatttaaaatgaaatctGGGCGCCAAAAAGAGTAGAAACGGTCTCGTCTCTCCAGAAGTTGAATCCCAAATTAGCAATCTCCATGGAAAACCAATTGTGATGCAGTAGTCCTCCACGAATTCTACCATGGAAAAAGGTCTGATAGCAGTGGACAGGTGGACAGGTGGAAGCCAGGTCTACTTCCTCACCCACCTCCATTCTGACCACACCAAAGGCCTGTCTTCTTCCTGGTCCAAAGGCCCTATCTTCTGCTCCCGTCTCACAGCCAAGATCTTCCCCTCCAAATTCCCCTGCTTCAACCTCTCTTTGCTTCGCGTCCTTGAGATCGGCTCTTGGCACTCAATCCCTGTCCATTCTCCTTCCACCGGTTTGGAGACCTCTGTCGAGGTTATGCCCATTGACGCTCACCATTGTCCCGGTATTTTTTTCTGGTTTCAAAACTGCGAGTTTGATTGCTCACCAACTGTTTGCTTTAAGTCCTCAGTGAAAGCAGTTTGAATGGCGATGGATAGATAAAGGACTATTGAATTAAATAGCTACCTagaggttttttgtttttcaattggGCTGAAATTGTTGTTGGGAACTGTGATGAAATCGCTCAAATTATTATGCTCTGTTTGTAACCAGGTGCAGTTATGTTCTTGTTCCGTGGAGAGTTCGGATGCTTGCTGTACACTGGTGATTTCCGGTGGGAAACAACGAACGAGAGGGCTAAGATAGGGATGGCCATGCTCTTGAATGCTGTTGACGATGTTTCAGTTGATTTACTTTACTTGGATAATACATACTGCAATCCATCGTATGATTTCCCTCCTCGTGAAGTTGCTGCTCAGCAGGTGCACCTACATGCTTCTCCGAGAGGTTCCTAAGATAATATGGTAGAGTCCACACAATTTGCAGTAGTAAATTACTAAGCAATACCCAGTTCTTATAAACCATGTGAAAAGCAATTctttgattttaatatatttttctttcaaacagTTTTTCCACTTGGTACATCTAAACAGTTTTTAGCATatttttcactaaaaaaatttcatattttgtggataatagatattatttatgttaAAGTAGCAATAAGTAAGTGAGTGAGTCAAACTATGAACATCAGCCtaacacaaatataaatatacatatgaatGGTAAAGAGTCAAAATCCAATACATTGTCTATTGAGCCAACACCACCCACTGCAAACCTTGAGAGTGAATGAGAGAGACTGGGCAAATAATATGATGGAAAAATGtagtattttttatgttttctagcTACCAACATCTTGTTGCAAGTTTaaccattaaaattaaaatcacaGTAGTTTgctcaacaacaacaaaaaaagacTTTTAAGTTACTGTGAGAGTAAATTTTGTTCTcaccaaaattgtattttgctgCATGTTACAGATTGTTGATATCATTGCCTCCCATCCTGACCATGATATCATCATTGGGATTGACTCTTTGGGGAAAGAAGATCTTTTGCTCCACATTTCACATGTGCTCAAAATAAAGGTCAGCATTGACACCGATTGTGCTTAGtagacttttttaaatttttttttttttttaaataaatcatttgGCTCTAACTTGAAAAGCATAACCCACTATAAGCCACATGCAGCATCATTTCTGCTCAGAATATCATCTTAGATTATATGAAAATGGGTTTATCAATGGACAAAATGCATAAAGAGTTTTTATCAAAGTTTATCTGGTTGGGGGTTATAGGTTGTGATTGCTGTTTTCTGTGCTGAGCATgcattttttttcacatttatcATTCAAGATCATAGTAGCCTCTTCAGATCAGATACACATTAAGTTGCAATTACTTGCACTTGTTTGTTTTCCTACAAATATGCATTGGTGCAATTCAAAATTTGGTTCGTCTGTTACTTCGCCGCAAAAATACAATCTAGTTGTTCACtctaatttcttattttgttttcctaAGATTTGGGTATGGCCGGAACGCTTGGAAACCATGCATCTTCTTGGTTACCATGATATATTCACAACTAAAACTTCTCTCGCTAGAGTACGTGCTGTTCCTCGTTATAGCTTTAGCATTGAAACCTTAGAGGGACTGAATGCAATGCGACCAACCATTGGTATCATGCCATCTGGTATGCCATGGGTGTTGAAACCCTATGCAACAAACAAAAATCTTAGTGGTTCTTCTGTGACTCCTCATTAcaacaaatgcaacaaaactgGAAATGAGGGGATCTGGACAGATAGGCCCAATGGAAATTTGGAATCTGTTGAAAGATTTCATAAATACATGTTTTCAGTCTCATACTCTGATCACTCGTGCTTTTCTGAGATAGAGCAGTTTATAAAACTTGTCAAGCCAATCAACGTGAAAGGTATTGTGTCATCTTCATCTTACTATGCTGATCCGTTGTACTATTTTGGCCGCCTCTGTGGAGTTAACCAACCAGCAAAAAGGTTACACAAAAAATATGAGTATGAAGAGGGAGATGAAACTACGCCGAGGAAGAAATCCAACTTTGGCAGTAGTAATATTACATCAGTGAGAAAAGGAGGAAGGAATTTGAAGGTCAAATATTTAGGCGCTCAAGTGAGCAGGGTAAATACATACAGACGGGTACGGTGTGGTGCAAAGATCGTGGAATATGAGCACCTTGATTGACTCTTGTCTTGGCTTTATGGATACGGGTGTGTAATAGTGCATACGTGTCATTTTTCTCGACAAAAACAAATCTCTGATCTAACACTTTTGCCTGTTCATTCCCCAATGTACTGTCACACAGCAATCTTTTTGCCAATTCAGAAGCAAACCCTTTTTTAATAGCTTTCATCCATCACTAACCGTTTGTGGTTCGAAACCTAAACCTCTAAAAggttggtatttatttatttattttttagaataaatatAGAATTAGTTTTGCGATGGAATAAGACTGCTTTTTGAATGAGTCAAACtctgtttaatttattgtaaaaaaGACTATTTAATTTCAAAGTTGTTCTCAAACCTTATCACATTAAAGAAATTGCAATGTACTCATCAAtgcaatcaaataatatttaccaaaagaaaactGTCAATCAAATAAACCTCATTATATTATACATCACTAGAGTCTTGagctttttggattttatgaaaCTTGtacttcaaaaaattataaaaattaaaatcttccAGATGAAAGATGATGGGAATACGTAGTCGCTGAGAAAGCAAATCGATGTGATACCCTGTTTAAAATAAAAGTGGCCAAGTAATGCCGGGCATAATAGTCCGCAGACTACTCACAATGTGGGTTGACTTGTTTTGGCCTTAGATGCTCttattacatttaatttttaaacggggaaAGAGGATTGAGACATGTTCTTCGATTTTCATGGATGCCAAGAGCAGACCAAGATTCATGGTTGCAGCTATTTTTCTGTGCCTATTTCTCCAAGTCAGTGTCTCCGACGGAGCTGACACCATCTTTATCAATCAGTCACTCTCTGGTGACCAAACTATTGTCTCTGCTGATGAGGTTTTTGAACTGGGATTCTTTACACCAGGTAATTCTTCAAACTACTACATAGGCATTTGGTACAAAGAATTGTTTCCAAGGACCATAGTTTGGGTGGCAAATAGAGATAGACCAGTCTCAGATAGATTTTCTTCTGTACTAAGAATCTCAAGTGGTAATTTAGTCCTACTCAATGAGTCACGTGCACCAATTTGGTCTACAAATATGAATCTCACAACCTCAAGCGCTGTCCAGGCAGTTTTACTTAATAGAGGAAACCTCGTTTTAATTGAAGGATCCAATTTATCAACACCTTTATGGCAAAGTTTTGACTATCCAACTGATACAATTTTACCTGGTGGTAAACTTGGattcaacaaaaaaaccaaaagaagtTCATTTCTAACTTCTTGGAAGAACTCCGAGGATCCGGCCCCAGGTTACTATTCTCTTGAGCTATCCTCAAATGGAACCAAAGTGTATTTGGTTTTGCGGCATAGGTCTAGCTCAGAGATTTATTGGAGCAGTGAAGAGTTTTTTAGCTTTGTCCCTGAGAAGGGGCtcaattatttgtataatttcAGCCATGTTTCAAACGACAATGAAACTTATCTCACTTATGATGTTTATAATTCTTCTATCATATCTCGTTTTATGATTGACATTTCGGGGCAGATTAAGCAGATGAATTGGCTTCCTCTAGCACAAAAATGGAATCTGTTTTGGTTGCAACCAAAACAAGAATGTGCAGTCTACGGTTTTTGTGGGGCGTATGGTGTTTGCAACGGAAACAACTTTCCATTCTGTAGTTGTTTGATTGGGTTTGAGGCAAAGTTGCCCAGAGATAGGAGTTTAAAGGATTATTCTGGTGGGTGCCAAAGGAAAACTGAACTGCAGTGTGGGGACAATGGTCTTGCTAATGGTGATAAAGACAGATTTACAAAGATCCCTAGTATGGTATTGTCTGGATACAAAAATTCTCTGCAAATAAGGAATATTGCAGCATGTGAATCAACCTGCTTAGGTGACTGCTCTTGCACCGCTTATGCTTACGATAACAGCAGTAGTTGTTTAATTTGGAGTGGAGATCTACTTAATCTGAAACAAGTCACTGCAGATGACCGCAAGGGAGAGACATTGTATATTCGACTTGCAGCTTCTGAGTTTCCAAGTTCTAAGAAAATAGTTAGCGTCAAGAAAATAATTACCTATGTGAGCTCAGCTGCTGCATTTGCAGTTGTACTGGGCCTTATTGTGTTTGTTATTttgagacgaagaaagaagattGTAGGAATGGGAAAAGCAGTGGATGATTCATTGGTGGTATTTGAGTATAGGTATTTacaaaatgcaacaaagaacttttcaaagaaattggGAGGGGGAGGATTTGGTTCAGTTTTCAAGGGTACATTGCCTGACTCAACTGTGATTGCAGTGAAGCAGCTTGAAAGCATTAGCCAAGGAGAGAAGCAATTCCGGGCAGAGGTCAGCACAATTGGGATAATCCAGCATGTTAATCTTGTCCGGCTACGTGGGTTTTGCTCCAGAGGCACCAAAAAATTGTTGGTCTACGATTATATGCCAAATGGCTCTTTAGATTCCCATCTTTTCGAAACGAAGAATTTGAAGGTGTTGAATTGGGAAACGAGATATAAAATTGCTTTGGGGACCGCAAGAGGTTTGTATTATCTCCATGAGAAGTGCAGGGAGTGCATAATCCACTGTGACATCAAACCTGACAATGTTCTTTTAGATGCTGAATTTTGTCCAAAACTGGCAGATTTTGGGCTGGCAAAACTTGTGGGAAGGGATTTCAGCAGGGTTTTGACGACCATAAGAGGGACAAGAGGTTATCTTGCACCAGAATGGATTTCAGGACTACCAATAACAGCAAAAGCTGATGTTTACAGCTTTGGAATGCTGCTTTTTGAAATCATATCAGGAAGGAGGAATTCAAAGTATTATGTTGAAGATGAAGTAAGTTTCTTTCCTATTTTTGTTGCAACAGTAATAATTGAAGGAGGTGATGTTGTTAGTCTTTTAGACCCGAGGCTGGAGGGGAAAGTTGATGCTGAAGAGCTTATCAGAGTTTGTAGATTGGCTTGTTGGTGCATCCAATATGAAGAAACACAAAGGCCATCAATGGGTCAGATTGTTCAAATCCTTGATGGGCTTACAAATGTGAACTTGCCGCCGCTTCCAAGATTATTCCAGGCTACTGTAGGTAATCCGGATGAAATTATCTTCCCTACCGAATCATGCTCAAGGCTAGAAAGTTCACGAGCAGGGAACAGCATGTCCACAGCCACATCTAGTGTGAAAAGCACCGAATCTTCTTTATTACTAAAGTCTTAAATAAGATCAATCCCAGTGAGAATATcattttgcccttttttttttttttttttttttttataattttctttacatGAATAAATCTTGTGTGGTAAGCCAATAAAGATATGTATTACTATACCTGATATCCTGAATATCTGTCATTAGTTTTCCTAGTACTGTGCAAAAATCTTAGTATTATTTCAACGACTTGGAAGATTTGCTAGGTTTTCCTTTGGGAATTGTCTTacatttattgttaaaaatttatgggttagTCTGTCTATTTGGAGGCTCATAACTCCTCGTCCTTCAAAACTTACTACCATGCTAGCTGTGATGGGGTTCTTTCAAAACATTTCTCGGGCAAATAAGTGGCATGCATATTTAGCTTAGCTATTGAGATTCACATCAGTTAAAGCAATCCGAGGACTAAGGAAAGGGATTGACAGAGATTAGACAGGGAGTTCTACCAAAAGCATCCACTGCAATCCATGAGGATGAAAGAgattaaacaataatatttatgaaaaaatgtaGTAATTTTTGTTTGCTCCAGCAACCAACATCTTGTTGCaagttttaacaattaaaattaaaatcactTGTTCGCACAACAATAAAAGTACTCTTAAGTTACTGCAATAGTAGATTCTATCGTTACCACATCCCAGTATAAAATTTTGCCACACCTTATAGGTTGTTGATATCATTTCCCCCCCATCGTGACCACATCATCATTGAGATTGTTACTTTGGGGAAAATAGATCTTTTGCTTCACATTTCAAATGTGCTCAAAATAAAGGTCCGTAGTGACCCCTGTTATGCTTCTCAGTTCTTAGCTATAAGTACTTTGGCTATATAGCTTGAAAAGCATAACCTACTATAAGCCACATGCAGCATCATTTCTACTCAGAATATCATTGTTAGATTATATGAAAATGGGTTTATCAATAGATTAAATGCATACAGAATGTTTATCAAAGATTATATGGGTGGGGGTAACTTGTGATTGCTGTTTTCTCTGCTGAGCATCGGGTTTTTCTCATTTATCATTCATGATCATAAGTGGCCTCTTCAGGTGTGATACACATTTTAATTTGCATTTGTTTGTTTTCCTACAAATATGCATTGGTGCAGTTCAAAACTTGGTAATTCATCTATGACTTctgttagagtttgtgacccgaattcttgttgacccgacccgaaaagctcgcggtgcgacccatttggtgaaactaaattttagagaaaaaatt
Proteins encoded in this window:
- the LOC107416953 gene encoding G-type lectin S-receptor-like serine/threonine-protein kinase At2g19130 isoform X1, producing the protein MEKGLIAVDRWTGGSQVYFLTHLHSDHTKGLSSSWSKGPIFCSRLTAKIFPSKFPCFNLSLLRVLEIGSWHSIPVHSPSTGLETSVEVMPIDAHHCPGAVMFLFRGEFGCLLYTGDFRWETTNERAKIGMAMLLNAVDDVSVDLLYLDNTYCNPSYDFPPREVAAQQIVDIIASHPDHDIIIGIDSLGKEDLLLHISHVLKIKIKQMNWLPLAQKWNLFWLQPKQECAVYGFCGAYGVCNGNNFPFCSCLIGFEAKLPRDRSLKDYSGGCQRKTELQCGDNGLANGDKDRFTKIPSMVLSGYKNSLQIRNIAACESTCLGDCSCTAYAYDNSSSCLIWSGDLLNLKQVTADDRKGETLYIRLAASEFPSSKKIVSVKKIITYVSSAAAFAVVLGLIVFVILRRRKKIVGMGKAVDDSLVVFEYRYLQNATKNFSKKLGGGGFGSVFKGTLPDSTVIAVKQLESISQGEKQFRAEVSTIGIIQHVNLVRLRGFCSRGTKKLLVYDYMPNGSLDSHLFETKNLKVLNWETRYKIALGTARGLYYLHEKCRECIIHCDIKPDNVLLDAEFCPKLADFGLAKLVGRDFSRVLTTIRGTRGYLAPEWISGLPITAKADVYSFGMLLFEIISGRRNSKYYVEDEVSFFPIFVATVIIEGGDVVSLLDPRLEGKVDAEELIRVCRLACWCIQYEETQRPSMGQIVQILDGLTNVNLPPLPRLFQATVGNPDEIIFPTESCSRLESSRAGNSMSTATSSVKSTESSLLLKS
- the LOC107416953 gene encoding G-type lectin S-receptor-like serine/threonine-protein kinase At2g19130 isoform X2, yielding MFLFRGEFGCLLYTGDFRWETTNERAKIGMAMLLNAVDDVSVDLLYLDNTYCNPSYDFPPREVAAQQIVDIIASHPDHDIIIGIDSLGKEDLLLHISHVLKIKIKQMNWLPLAQKWNLFWLQPKQECAVYGFCGAYGVCNGNNFPFCSCLIGFEAKLPRDRSLKDYSGGCQRKTELQCGDNGLANGDKDRFTKIPSMVLSGYKNSLQIRNIAACESTCLGDCSCTAYAYDNSSSCLIWSGDLLNLKQVTADDRKGETLYIRLAASEFPSSKKIVSVKKIITYVSSAAAFAVVLGLIVFVILRRRKKIVGMGKAVDDSLVVFEYRYLQNATKNFSKKLGGGGFGSVFKGTLPDSTVIAVKQLESISQGEKQFRAEVSTIGIIQHVNLVRLRGFCSRGTKKLLVYDYMPNGSLDSHLFETKNLKVLNWETRYKIALGTARGLYYLHEKCRECIIHCDIKPDNVLLDAEFCPKLADFGLAKLVGRDFSRVLTTIRGTRGYLAPEWISGLPITAKADVYSFGMLLFEIISGRRNSKYYVEDEVSFFPIFVATVIIEGGDVVSLLDPRLEGKVDAEELIRVCRLACWCIQYEETQRPSMGQIVQILDGLTNVNLPPLPRLFQATVGNPDEIIFPTESCSRLESSRAGNSMSTATSSVKSTESSLLLKS